In Mycolicibacterium gadium, the genomic window CGCGATCTCGACGGGACCGTCGGGAAGCCGGACGATCGGTGAGATCACCAGCGCACGTTACGAGGGCGAGCGGTTGCAAGCATCCCTCAAAGGTCGTGCGGCCGCCGACTGGGCATTCGTCGAGCCGTCCGGGCGGGTCCTCGTCGATGCCAGGCTCACGCTCGAAACTGACGATGGCGCAACGATTCTGGTCACCTATACCGGACGGATGAATGCCGCCACCGCGGGGGTCTACTCTGCGATGTACTTCGAAACCGGTGACCCGCGGTACGAGTGGTTGACCCGAATACTCGGCGTTGCCAAGGGATCCTTCGCGGGTGAGAGTCTGGAATACGAGGTCTACGAAGTCGTGTGACCGATGGGAGCGACCTGCGTGGCAGGTGAGTCGGGCCGACGCCTAGAGGGGGTCGTCGTCTTCATCGTTGGGTTTGAGAAGGCGTTCGGGGTGGTGGAGGTTGTTGGTGCGGGGTTGGCCGGTGTCGAGGTGCGGAGGCGGTATCCATTGGAAGCGGCCGTCGGGGCCGCGGCGGGTGGTCCACTCGGTGTCTTCGATGAGTTGGTTGTTGGGGCCGCAGGCGAGGGTGAGGTCGTCGATGTTGGTTTGGCCGTTGAGTTTCCAGTCCTCGACGCCGTGGTGGGCTTGGCAGTCATAGAAGGGGGCGGTGCATCCCGGGGCGGAGCAGCCGCGTTCGCGGCCGAACAGCGCGAGTTTCTGCGCGGCGGTGGCGCAGC contains:
- a CDS encoding DUF3237 domain-containing protein, encoding MPTSLDATLRPLCHVTYELAEPIAISTGPSGSRTIGEITSARYEGERLQASLKGRAAADWAFVEPSGRVLVDARLTLETDDGATILVTYTGRMNAATAGVYSAMYFETGDPRYEWLTRILGVAKGSFAGESLEYEVYEVV